A region from the Arthrobacter gengyunqii genome encodes:
- the hemW gene encoding radical SAM family heme chaperone HemW, translating into MTPSALPLGDPAPADGLLPAQAAEGAAERKFGLYVHIPFCSVRCGYCDFNTYTATELGGGASQAAYGGTAEQEVRFAARALKASGLPDRKMGTVFFGGGTPTLLPAEDLASILKTAIDAWGLEPGAEVTTEANPDSVTPQSLQLLADAGFTRVSFGMQSAVPHVLAVLDRTHTPSRVPEAVKWARDAGLNVSVDLIYGTPGESLEDWKVSVREALSYEPDHISAYALIIEDGTKLAARMRRGEVPPIDDDDHADKYLVADEMMAAAGLSWYEVSNWARTPADQCRHNLAYWRSDDWWGIGPGAHSHAGGVRWWNAKHPTAYAQRIGAGESPAVGRETLDAETRYVEDIMLRTRLAEGLELSRLKESGRLAVAGLMADGLVDARAALTGRVLLTTKGRLLADAVVRRLLPD; encoded by the coding sequence GTGACACCCAGCGCACTGCCCCTCGGGGATCCGGCACCCGCCGATGGTCTGCTGCCCGCGCAGGCGGCGGAGGGAGCGGCGGAGCGGAAGTTTGGTCTGTACGTCCACATTCCGTTCTGCTCCGTCCGCTGCGGCTACTGCGATTTCAACACCTACACCGCCACGGAATTGGGCGGCGGGGCATCGCAGGCGGCCTACGGCGGCACGGCGGAACAGGAAGTACGCTTCGCCGCCCGGGCGCTGAAAGCCTCAGGGCTGCCCGACCGGAAGATGGGAACCGTGTTCTTCGGCGGCGGCACACCCACCCTGCTGCCCGCGGAGGACCTCGCGTCCATCCTAAAGACGGCCATTGACGCCTGGGGCCTGGAACCGGGCGCCGAGGTCACCACCGAAGCCAACCCGGATTCGGTCACTCCGCAGTCACTGCAGCTGCTGGCTGATGCCGGGTTCACCCGGGTCTCCTTCGGCATGCAGTCCGCCGTGCCGCACGTCCTGGCAGTGCTGGACCGCACCCACACGCCGTCGCGGGTTCCCGAGGCCGTGAAGTGGGCGCGCGACGCCGGCCTGAACGTGAGCGTGGATCTCATCTACGGCACGCCGGGGGAGTCGCTGGAGGACTGGAAGGTATCGGTCCGTGAAGCCCTGAGCTACGAACCGGACCACATTTCCGCTTACGCCCTGATCATCGAGGACGGCACCAAGCTCGCGGCCCGGATGCGCCGCGGCGAAGTTCCGCCGATCGACGACGACGACCACGCGGACAAATACCTCGTGGCCGACGAGATGATGGCCGCGGCCGGCCTGTCCTGGTACGAGGTCAGCAACTGGGCCCGGACACCCGCGGACCAGTGCCGGCACAACCTTGCCTACTGGCGCAGCGACGACTGGTGGGGAATCGGCCCCGGCGCCCACTCCCATGCGGGCGGCGTGCGCTGGTGGAACGCCAAGCACCCCACCGCCTACGCCCAGCGGATCGGGGCGGGGGAGTCGCCCGCCGTCGGGCGCGAAACCCTTGATGCCGAAACCCGGTATGTGGAGGACATCATGCTGCGCACCCGGCTGGCCGAAGGCCTGGAGCTGTCCCGGCTGAAGGAATCAGGCCGGCTCGCCGTGGCCGGTTTGATGGCGGACGGCCTGGTGGATGCCAGGGCCGCCCTGACCGGCCGCGTGCTGCTTACGACCAAGGGACGCCTGCTGGCGGACGCCGTCGTCCGCCGCCTGCTCCCGGACTGA
- the lepA gene encoding translation elongation factor 4 gives MSPMARFSPVPAATDPAIIRNFCIIAHIDHGKSTLADRMLQSTGVVEHRNMKAQYLDRMDIERERGITIKSQAVRMPWEVDGESYALNMIDTPGHVDFTYEVSRSLAACEGAVLLVDAAQGIEAQTLANLYLAMENDLTIIPVLNKIDLPAAQPEKYAEELAKLIGGDPADVLRVSGKTGVGVEALLDQIVREIPAPQGDPNAPARAMIFDSVYDTYRGVVTYVRVIDGSLSPRERIQMMSTRASHELLEIGVSSPEPTPSKGLGVGEVGYLITGVKDVRLSKVGDTVTNLAKPAAESLPGYADPKPMVFSGLYPIDGADYPVLRDALEKLMLNDAALVYEPETSAALGFGFRVGFLGLLHLEITRERLEREYNLDLISTAPNVEYEVTLEDKKVVTVTNPSEYPEGKIKEVREPMVSATILAPNEFVGAIMELCQARRGVLGGMDYLSEDRVEIRYRLPLAEIVFDFFDILKSKTRGYASLDWKADGEQVADLVKVDILLQGEQVDAFSSITHKDKAYSYGVMMTGKLRELIPRQQFEVPIQAAIGSRIIARESIRAIRKDVLAKCYGGDISRKRKLLEKQKEGKKRMKMVGRVEVPQEAFVAALSSDESKDKAKK, from the coding sequence GTGTCACCTATGGCCCGCTTCTCACCGGTGCCTGCCGCGACGGATCCGGCGATCATCAGAAACTTCTGCATCATCGCCCACATCGACCACGGCAAGTCCACCCTGGCCGACCGCATGCTTCAGTCCACCGGCGTCGTCGAGCACCGGAACATGAAGGCCCAGTATTTGGACCGCATGGACATTGAGCGCGAACGCGGCATCACCATCAAGTCGCAGGCCGTGCGCATGCCGTGGGAGGTTGACGGCGAGTCCTACGCGCTGAACATGATCGACACCCCCGGCCACGTGGACTTCACGTACGAGGTATCCCGTTCCCTGGCCGCGTGCGAAGGCGCCGTGCTGCTGGTGGACGCTGCCCAGGGCATCGAGGCCCAGACCCTCGCGAACCTGTACCTGGCGATGGAGAACGACCTCACCATCATTCCGGTCCTCAACAAGATTGACCTCCCGGCAGCGCAGCCGGAGAAGTACGCCGAGGAACTGGCAAAGCTGATCGGCGGCGATCCGGCGGACGTCCTGAGGGTCTCCGGTAAGACCGGCGTTGGCGTCGAAGCCCTCCTGGACCAGATTGTCCGTGAGATTCCGGCACCGCAGGGTGACCCCAACGCTCCGGCCCGTGCCATGATCTTCGACTCCGTCTATGACACCTACCGCGGCGTGGTCACCTACGTCCGCGTGATCGACGGCTCGCTGTCTCCGCGCGAGCGGATCCAGATGATGTCCACCCGGGCCAGCCACGAACTCCTCGAAATCGGTGTCAGCTCGCCGGAACCCACCCCGTCCAAGGGCCTGGGGGTCGGTGAGGTGGGCTACCTCATCACCGGTGTAAAGGATGTCCGGCTGTCCAAGGTCGGTGACACCGTCACCAACCTGGCCAAGCCTGCCGCTGAATCGCTGCCCGGTTACGCCGACCCGAAGCCCATGGTGTTCTCCGGCCTGTACCCCATCGACGGCGCCGATTACCCGGTGCTGCGCGACGCGCTGGAGAAGCTGATGCTCAACGATGCCGCGCTCGTCTACGAACCCGAGACGTCGGCGGCGCTGGGCTTCGGTTTCCGCGTGGGTTTCCTGGGCCTGCTGCACTTGGAAATCACCCGTGAACGGCTCGAGCGCGAGTACAACCTGGACCTGATCTCCACCGCGCCCAACGTGGAGTACGAGGTGACGCTCGAGGACAAGAAGGTGGTCACGGTGACCAACCCCAGCGAGTACCCCGAAGGCAAGATCAAAGAGGTCCGCGAGCCGATGGTCTCGGCCACGATCCTGGCGCCGAACGAATTTGTCGGTGCCATCATGGAGCTGTGCCAGGCCCGCCGCGGCGTCCTGGGCGGCATGGACTATCTCTCCGAGGACCGGGTGGAAATCCGGTACCGCCTGCCGCTGGCCGAGATCGTTTTCGACTTCTTCGACATCCTCAAGTCCAAGACCCGCGGCTACGCCTCGCTGGACTGGAAGGCCGACGGCGAACAGGTCGCCGACCTGGTCAAGGTGGACATCCTGCTCCAGGGCGAACAGGTGGACGCCTTCAGCTCCATTACGCACAAGGACAAGGCCTACTCCTACGGCGTGATGATGACCGGCAAGCTGCGCGAACTCATTCCGCGCCAGCAGTTCGAAGTCCCCATCCAGGCAGCCATCGGCTCCCGCATCATTGCCCGCGAATCCATCCGTGCCATCCGCAAGGACGTGCTCGCCAAGTGCTACGGCGGCGACATCAGCCGTAAGCGCAAGCTGCTGGAAAAGCAGAAGGAAGGCAAGAAGCGCATGAAGATGGTGGGGCGCGTGGAAGTTCCCCAGGAAGCCTTCGTGGCAGCACTTTCCTCCGACGAGTCCAAGGACAAAGCCAAGAAGTGA
- a CDS encoding type II toxin-antitoxin system PemK/MazF family toxin: MSFSNRSLLSLARTAIRLLTRPSAAESPARKSSPASSARKPAAPGAYPGDYRGKVTPVYAPSPDGSPDPGEVVWAWVPYEDDYSQGKDRPVLLIGRSGSRLLALMMTSRDRNNGRESDPDYVDVGTGPWDSQGRPSEVKLDRVLQLDPATVRRQGAVMPPAAFQRVATRFSARN, translated from the coding sequence ATGTCCTTCTCCAACCGCTCCCTTCTTTCCCTGGCCCGCACGGCCATCCGACTGCTGACGCGCCCCTCTGCCGCCGAATCCCCCGCCCGTAAGTCTTCACCGGCGTCCTCCGCCCGGAAACCTGCCGCACCGGGCGCTTATCCCGGCGACTACCGGGGCAAGGTCACCCCCGTTTACGCTCCGTCGCCGGACGGATCCCCCGACCCGGGCGAGGTGGTGTGGGCCTGGGTTCCCTATGAGGACGACTATTCGCAGGGCAAGGACCGCCCGGTGCTCCTGATTGGCCGCAGCGGCTCCCGGCTGCTGGCCCTGATGATGACCTCCCGCGACCGCAACAACGGCCGGGAGTCCGATCCTGACTATGTGGATGTGGGCACCGGCCCCTGGGACAGCCAGGGCCGGCCCAGCGAGGTCAAGCTCGACCGGGTGCTGCAGCTGGACCCTGCCACTGTGCGGCGGCAGGGAGCCGTCATGCCTCCCGCCGCATTTCAGCGCGTCGCCACCCGCTTTTCCGCCCGGAACTGA
- the rpsT gene encoding 30S ribosomal protein S20, which yields MANIKSQKKRILTNEKARMRNNSVKSELKTAIRSVDVAVKASDKDAAVAAVATASRKLDKAVSKGVIHKNNAANRKSAISKKVNAL from the coding sequence GTGGCCAATATTAAGTCCCAGAAGAAGCGCATCCTCACCAACGAGAAGGCGCGCATGCGTAACAACTCGGTGAAGTCCGAGCTGAAGACCGCAATCCGCTCCGTTGACGTTGCCGTCAAGGCCAGCGACAAGGATGCAGCAGTCGCAGCGGTGGCCACTGCCAGCCGCAAGCTGGACAAGGCTGTCAGCAAGGGTGTTATCCACAAGAACAATGCAGCCAACCGCAAGTCGGCCATCTCCAAGAAGGTCAACGCGCTCTAA
- the holA gene encoding DNA polymerase III subunit delta: MNPAVPSSKRSAAKSTGKSAGKIVSWREVEPAPVVLLSGPEDYLAGRAMERIRATLRQDQPDTEIVRLDAATYAAGELMLHSSPSLFGEAKLIEASNLAAMNDEFLTDTLAYLTDTAPDTVLVLSHGGGNRGKKLLDAVKAAGAPVVECQPFKKDAEKLDFVAQEFKAARRRIDPAASRALVAAVGSKLADLAAACRQLINDATGEISEELVEKYYGGRVEATAFKVADAALAGRGGQALSMLRHALDTGVDPVPLVGALAMKVRAVAKVANLRGSSASMAKELGMAPWQVDQARRDAQHWSQESLIKAVQVLAEADAQVKGAGRDPVYAVEHAVTVISLAAAGR, encoded by the coding sequence GTGAATCCGGCCGTTCCGTCCAGTAAGCGCAGTGCCGCGAAGTCCACCGGCAAGTCCGCGGGAAAAATTGTCTCCTGGCGTGAGGTGGAACCCGCTCCGGTGGTCCTGCTCAGCGGCCCCGAAGACTATCTGGCCGGCCGCGCCATGGAACGAATCCGTGCCACCCTGCGTCAGGACCAGCCGGACACGGAAATTGTCCGCCTGGACGCGGCAACCTATGCCGCCGGCGAACTCATGCTGCATTCGAGCCCTTCGCTGTTCGGCGAGGCCAAGCTCATCGAGGCCTCGAACCTGGCCGCCATGAACGATGAGTTCCTGACCGACACCCTTGCCTATCTCACGGACACCGCACCCGACACGGTGCTGGTGCTCAGCCACGGCGGCGGTAACCGCGGCAAGAAACTGCTGGACGCGGTGAAGGCCGCCGGAGCCCCGGTGGTGGAGTGCCAGCCGTTCAAGAAGGACGCAGAGAAGCTGGATTTTGTCGCCCAGGAATTTAAGGCGGCCCGACGGCGGATCGACCCGGCCGCTTCACGGGCCCTCGTTGCCGCAGTAGGTTCCAAACTGGCGGACCTGGCAGCCGCCTGCCGGCAGCTGATCAACGATGCCACCGGGGAAATCAGCGAAGAGCTCGTCGAAAAATACTACGGCGGCCGGGTGGAGGCCACCGCGTTCAAGGTGGCTGATGCGGCGCTGGCCGGACGCGGGGGACAGGCGCTGTCCATGCTGCGCCATGCCCTGGACACCGGCGTCGATCCCGTGCCCCTGGTGGGCGCGCTGGCCATGAAGGTCCGGGCCGTGGCCAAGGTGGCGAACCTGCGCGGCTCCTCGGCCTCCATGGCGAAGGAACTGGGCATGGCGCCGTGGCAGGTGGATCAGGCGCGGCGCGACGCCCAGCACTGGTCGCAGGAATCCCTCATCAAGGCCGTGCAGGTGCTGGCCGAAGCCGATGCGCAGGTCAAGGGGGCCGGACGTGATCCCGTGTACGCCGTCGAGCACGCGGTTACCGTGATTTCGCTGGCTGCGGCCGGCCGCTAA
- a CDS encoding TRAP transporter substrate-binding protein — protein sequence MRSRKTLATAALCVPLLGLTACAGAAGTASDTTELKIAHVWPESSPVNDAAKSISKSISASTDGSLTAKVFPAGQLGGDVELNEGLVNGTLDCALVNHTTAGIDPRLGVGFLPYIVDSFEDADKVFYGDGLIAHQNREVLEEHGVVALEFFENGFRSISNDEKAVSSPGDLQGLKIRLPEIAVLLDTFKNWGAQPLAMPLPELYTALQQGTVDGQDNGVVLTADSKFQEVQDHVSITNHVYGAGVIACSKGTWDKLTPEEQTALKQAAEEASLEQREASRGDIASSIKELEDAGVEVTELTAEQMDAFRTDSMNIWNDYSDTFGTELIEELRAVSEDENG from the coding sequence ATGAGATCACGTAAAACACTCGCCACGGCGGCACTTTGTGTTCCACTTTTGGGCCTTACTGCCTGTGCGGGCGCCGCAGGTACCGCCAGCGACACGACAGAACTTAAAATCGCGCATGTTTGGCCGGAATCATCCCCAGTAAATGACGCCGCCAAGTCAATTTCCAAATCAATCTCGGCAAGCACCGATGGTTCCCTTACAGCGAAAGTCTTTCCCGCCGGGCAATTGGGGGGGGACGTTGAGCTTAATGAGGGCCTCGTGAATGGAACGCTCGATTGCGCCCTTGTGAATCATACGACTGCGGGAATCGATCCACGGTTAGGCGTTGGTTTCCTTCCGTACATCGTCGATTCATTTGAGGATGCGGACAAGGTCTTCTATGGCGACGGCCTTATCGCGCACCAAAACCGCGAAGTGCTGGAAGAACACGGAGTAGTAGCCCTCGAGTTCTTTGAAAACGGATTCCGCAGTATTTCAAATGATGAAAAAGCGGTTTCCTCTCCTGGTGATCTTCAAGGACTGAAAATCCGGCTGCCGGAGATCGCGGTCCTGCTGGACACTTTCAAAAATTGGGGGGCACAGCCTCTCGCCATGCCCCTCCCGGAGCTCTACACCGCTTTGCAACAGGGCACAGTTGACGGACAAGATAACGGCGTAGTCCTGACCGCTGATTCAAAGTTTCAGGAAGTACAGGACCATGTCTCCATCACAAACCATGTTTATGGTGCCGGAGTCATCGCCTGTAGCAAGGGAACTTGGGACAAGCTGACCCCAGAGGAGCAAACGGCCCTCAAGCAGGCTGCCGAAGAGGCCAGCCTAGAGCAGCGGGAGGCAAGTAGGGGGGACATAGCCTCAAGTATTAAAGAACTTGAGGATGCAGGGGTAGAGGTCACAGAGCTCACCGCTGAGCAGATGGATGCGTTTCGTACAGACAGCATGAATATCTGGAACGATTATTCCGATACTTTCGGAACCGAGTTGATAGAGGAACTGCGCGCAGTATCCGAGGATGAAAATGGCTAA
- a CDS encoding TRAP transporter small permease: MAKKVIGNHEKALKTISQYLDTVDRGLSAMLISAMAVMLMAALVQVGARHLTTETVIGPDEIARYMMTGSTFLAIPVLARRRNHIAVDALAHYLPRGAKIWLQRLLLTVELVFLVIFACLAIEVFLASNEAGQRSVGLGIPLSWPLFPVVAGATIGAAVTAALLLESILKTGQPSVAELEEQVDVGGMKP; this comes from the coding sequence ATGGCTAAGAAAGTCATTGGGAACCACGAAAAAGCCCTGAAGACTATTAGTCAATACCTCGACACGGTAGATCGTGGCCTTTCTGCGATGCTCATATCAGCAATGGCAGTCATGCTTATGGCCGCGTTGGTGCAGGTAGGTGCCCGCCATTTGACTACAGAAACCGTCATCGGCCCGGACGAGATAGCCAGATACATGATGACTGGATCTACCTTTCTTGCAATCCCGGTTCTTGCACGACGACGCAATCACATCGCTGTAGATGCTCTCGCACATTACCTTCCCCGAGGTGCCAAGATCTGGCTGCAGCGCCTCTTACTGACCGTGGAACTAGTTTTTCTAGTGATATTTGCCTGCTTGGCGATAGAGGTGTTCTTGGCTTCCAATGAGGCTGGCCAAAGATCCGTTGGACTGGGAATTCCGTTGTCTTGGCCACTGTTTCCGGTTGTCGCTGGAGCAACGATTGGAGCAGCCGTTACTGCCGCACTTCTTCTGGAATCAATCCTAAAAACGGGTCAGCCTTCCGTGGCTGAGCTGGAGGAGCAGGTAGACGTTGGAGGGATGAAGCCATGA
- a CDS encoding TRAP transporter large permease, with the protein MIIAAALTLIMIVLGIPVAYAFGIGGLFAFASFGDVSQLPSVTYHAIDSYPLLAIPFFLLAGEIMKSGGVTRRLVNFVAIFTGWIRGGMGLNLLGASAIFGAISGSSIATVSAIGSIMTPEMVKRGYPRNYIGGITSVAGLLGILIPPSIPMIVYGMTANVSISQLFLSGISAGILLFLAMAIVNLWWARKRVDLRDRVEEDQEESPTTTGGTIKPSGSLRTLQKAPGTTRVRVSPLHRIGVAIPALLMPIIILGGIYSGLLTPTESGAAACVYGLLVGLLIYREIKPNNVPQILSRSILAAAPIMLIIALGGVFSRALTLSGVTTELTMWIESLNTPTWVILVAMNILLLLVGCFVEENTAIIILTPLLLPIAVGIGVDPVHFGMIMVLNLGMGLATPPMAPNIFVAARACQVPFHKIIGTAGFFLLTAALPVLIIINAFPALSLWYR; encoded by the coding sequence ATGATTATTGCCGCGGCCCTGACCCTGATCATGATCGTGCTCGGAATCCCCGTAGCCTACGCATTTGGAATCGGTGGACTATTCGCCTTTGCGTCTTTCGGGGATGTATCTCAGCTCCCTTCAGTCACCTATCACGCGATAGATTCCTATCCCCTACTTGCCATTCCCTTCTTTCTCCTGGCCGGAGAAATCATGAAGAGTGGGGGAGTTACACGTCGCTTGGTTAACTTTGTCGCCATTTTTACCGGTTGGATTCGTGGCGGCATGGGTTTGAATCTTCTGGGTGCTTCTGCAATCTTCGGTGCTATTTCTGGTTCCTCCATCGCAACCGTATCCGCCATAGGGTCGATCATGACACCGGAAATGGTCAAGCGGGGATACCCTCGGAATTACATCGGCGGCATCACTTCCGTGGCGGGTCTGCTTGGAATTCTCATCCCTCCGAGCATCCCCATGATTGTCTATGGAATGACGGCAAATGTATCGATCAGTCAGCTATTCCTCTCCGGTATAAGCGCAGGGATATTGCTGTTCCTCGCTATGGCCATCGTCAACCTCTGGTGGGCACGCAAACGCGTGGATCTTCGAGACCGGGTGGAAGAAGACCAAGAAGAATCGCCCACAACCACTGGTGGCACGATAAAGCCATCAGGATCGCTCCGAACCCTGCAAAAAGCCCCAGGCACCACTCGCGTTCGGGTGTCCCCCCTGCATCGCATAGGTGTGGCCATACCCGCGCTCCTCATGCCGATCATCATCCTTGGAGGAATCTACTCGGGCCTGTTGACGCCCACCGAATCCGGCGCCGCAGCGTGCGTATATGGGCTGCTTGTTGGACTGCTTATTTACCGTGAAATTAAACCGAACAATGTACCGCAGATCCTGTCACGCAGCATCCTCGCCGCCGCACCGATCATGCTAATTATTGCATTGGGGGGCGTCTTCTCACGGGCCCTCACACTCTCAGGAGTTACTACCGAGCTGACCATGTGGATCGAGTCTCTCAATACACCTACCTGGGTAATCCTTGTGGCCATGAACATTCTTCTCCTTTTGGTGGGATGCTTCGTTGAGGAAAATACAGCCATCATTATCCTTACTCCTTTGTTACTCCCCATCGCCGTAGGCATAGGCGTCGATCCTGTTCACTTCGGCATGATCATGGTCCTGAACCTAGGAATGGGTCTAGCAACGCCGCCCATGGCACCTAACATCTTTGTTGCCGCACGGGCGTGCCAAGTGCCATTCCACAAAATCATAGGAACTGCCGGATTTTTCCTGCTAACAGCCGCCCTCCCTGTGCTTATCATCATCAATGCGTTTCCGGCCTTGTCGCTCTGGTACAGGTGA
- a CDS encoding thiamine pyrophosphate-binding protein, whose product MSSFSTPPKEVSTLIAEFLKRRGVHTVFGLQGGHIQPIWDQAARLGIRIVDVRDERAAVHMAQAHAELSGELGVAMVTAGPGVTNTVTAIANAHISGTPLLLIGGCPPRPQINMGPLQDVAHTEILRPITRQSRTARVSEQVIRELDEAVARAFGDGGEPGPVYLEIPTDVLRESVPAALVLDEHMAPKNRRSSFANPEDLKAAASMISEAKRLVVVTGRGARRSTNALEAFLKSTDCVYLDTQETKGLLSEKNAAHVGAVRGRAMAEADLVLVVGRKLDYQLGYGSPAAWPNARFIRIADTASELIDNRRGGVEILADVSVALDGLTAIVGSLQRESDEVWAAEMRTEHARRVESSRTSLGDSPAGADGSMHPNRIFDALHKLNLQNPILIADGGDLLSFARIGLPSGKYLDSGAFGCLGVGVPYAIAASLEFEDTPVVCVSGDGAFGFNAIELDTAVRHGARAVFIVANNSAWNIERYDQETNYGLVVGTELGATDYAAWARAAGAYGERVENPEDLLPALRRAMEAAPAVLDVVVTREAVSSDATKGLGFVPDYQALMPWNDAEIRRRSSDEPASGLCT is encoded by the coding sequence ATGTCTTCATTCTCCACGCCACCCAAAGAGGTATCGACACTCATTGCTGAGTTCTTGAAACGTAGAGGTGTACATACAGTTTTTGGACTACAAGGAGGGCACATTCAGCCTATCTGGGACCAAGCGGCTCGATTAGGCATCCGCATCGTCGATGTACGCGACGAACGCGCAGCCGTGCATATGGCCCAAGCGCATGCCGAGCTGTCCGGTGAACTTGGGGTAGCCATGGTCACCGCTGGACCTGGCGTAACAAATACTGTAACGGCTATTGCCAATGCTCATATCTCCGGAACCCCGCTCCTATTGATAGGTGGTTGTCCACCCCGACCTCAAATCAATATGGGGCCGCTGCAGGACGTTGCCCACACAGAGATCCTTCGTCCAATCACCCGGCAGTCACGAACAGCTCGAGTAAGCGAGCAGGTGATACGGGAACTAGACGAGGCTGTTGCACGTGCTTTCGGTGACGGTGGGGAACCCGGCCCGGTTTACCTGGAAATACCAACAGACGTCCTCCGCGAGTCAGTGCCGGCTGCGCTGGTTTTGGATGAACATATGGCCCCCAAAAACCGCCGCTCATCATTCGCCAATCCTGAAGACCTCAAGGCGGCGGCAAGCATGATAAGCGAGGCCAAGAGACTTGTTGTCGTCACCGGCCGCGGAGCACGACGAAGTACCAACGCTCTGGAAGCATTCTTGAAGAGTACCGACTGTGTCTATCTGGATACACAGGAGACGAAAGGCCTGCTATCAGAGAAAAATGCAGCTCATGTAGGTGCAGTTCGTGGCCGAGCCATGGCCGAAGCGGACTTGGTCTTGGTTGTGGGACGGAAACTCGACTATCAGCTCGGATATGGCTCACCGGCGGCTTGGCCGAATGCGCGCTTTATCCGGATCGCAGATACCGCTAGTGAACTCATTGATAACCGGCGGGGAGGAGTCGAAATCCTAGCCGATGTGAGCGTTGCATTGGACGGCCTCACCGCTATCGTGGGTTCTTTGCAGCGGGAGTCCGATGAGGTATGGGCAGCCGAAATGCGTACCGAGCATGCCCGGCGTGTGGAAAGTTCAAGGACGAGCTTGGGTGACAGCCCCGCTGGGGCCGATGGTTCGATGCATCCCAATCGAATTTTTGATGCCTTGCATAAATTAAACCTACAGAACCCCATTCTGATTGCAGACGGGGGGGACTTACTGAGCTTCGCGCGGATTGGTTTGCCTTCCGGCAAGTATCTTGATTCCGGAGCCTTTGGTTGCTTGGGTGTGGGAGTTCCCTACGCCATCGCTGCATCGCTCGAGTTCGAAGACACCCCAGTGGTGTGCGTCAGCGGGGATGGGGCCTTTGGTTTCAATGCCATTGAACTCGACACCGCCGTCCGACACGGGGCTAGGGCCGTTTTTATTGTTGCCAACAATTCAGCTTGGAACATTGAGCGCTATGACCAGGAAACCAATTATGGCCTCGTCGTAGGAACCGAACTCGGAGCAACTGACTATGCAGCTTGGGCACGAGCCGCCGGCGCCTACGGCGAAAGGGTTGAAAACCCCGAGGACCTATTGCCTGCTCTGCGCCGCGCCATGGAAGCCGCTCCGGCAGTACTGGACGTCGTCGTCACCCGTGAGGCGGTTTCTTCGGATGCAACGAAAGGCTTGGGTTTCGTGCCCGACTACCAAGCCCTAATGCCATGGAACGATGCTGAAATCCGACGTCGTTCCTCCGATGAACCCGCTTCCGGTCTCTGCACTTAA